A single region of the Jatrophihabitans sp. GAS493 genome encodes:
- a CDS encoding Fur family transcriptional regulator translates to MPTRSEVEHLLRGAELRVTRPRVAVLTAVYENPHADTDQLLSFARKDLGDVSHQAVYDVLRALTTAGLVRRIEPAGSAARYESRVADNHHHLVCRSCGVVADVDCAVGETPCLTAADSQGFEIDEAEVIYWGLCPGCTASAGAPALAVTAVSSTASVS, encoded by the coding sequence GTGCCCACCAGGTCAGAAGTCGAGCACCTGCTGCGCGGGGCCGAGCTTAGAGTGACCCGACCCCGGGTCGCCGTACTGACCGCGGTGTATGAAAATCCGCATGCCGATACTGATCAACTTCTGAGTTTCGCCCGTAAAGATCTGGGTGATGTCTCCCATCAGGCCGTCTATGACGTGTTGCGGGCGCTCACCACAGCCGGCCTGGTGCGACGCATCGAACCGGCCGGCTCGGCGGCCCGCTACGAGTCTCGGGTGGCCGACAACCATCACCATCTGGTCTGCCGCTCCTGTGGGGTGGTCGCCGACGTGGACTGCGCGGTCGGCGAGACACCCTGCCTCACCGCCGCGGACAGCCAAGGCTTCGAGATCGACGAGGCCGAGGTCATCTACTGGGGTCTCTGCCCCGGCTGCACCGCCTCTGCCGGTGCGCCCGCTCTCGCGGTCACCGCTGTCAGTTCCACCGCATCTGTCTCCTGA
- a CDS encoding SIS domain-containing protein has protein sequence MSTEVKATISHIEREIRRQPESWRRADELGRTVAGLPQPGERVAVIGCGTSWFMAAAYASLRESLGHGETDPFAASEFPAGRSYDRVVAISRSGTTTEVVRAIEVSAVPVTVITALPDSPVAVAADETILLDFADEESVVQTLFATTALMLLRGGLGLPAEALIAEATGVLNGASALPAGVAEASQITFLGQGWAYGLALEAGLKLREAAQLWTESYLQMEYRHGPIAIAEPGRVVWILGRPVEGICADVRVTGALLVDDDLDPLVDLIRAQLLALQLASRSGLDPDRPRQLTRSVMLVEADRTA, from the coding sequence ATGAGCACTGAAGTGAAGGCGACGATCTCCCACATCGAACGGGAGATTCGCCGTCAACCAGAGTCCTGGCGACGGGCCGACGAGCTCGGCCGAACGGTGGCCGGCCTACCGCAGCCGGGCGAACGGGTCGCCGTGATCGGCTGTGGGACCTCATGGTTCATGGCCGCGGCCTACGCCAGCCTCCGCGAGAGCCTGGGACACGGCGAGACGGATCCCTTTGCGGCCAGCGAATTTCCCGCCGGGCGCAGCTATGACCGGGTCGTCGCCATCTCCCGCTCCGGCACGACGACCGAGGTGGTGCGGGCCATCGAGGTGAGCGCCGTGCCGGTAACCGTGATCACCGCGTTGCCGGACTCGCCGGTGGCCGTGGCCGCCGACGAGACGATCCTGCTCGACTTCGCCGATGAGGAGTCGGTGGTGCAGACGCTCTTTGCCACGACGGCTCTCATGCTGCTGCGGGGCGGCCTCGGATTGCCGGCCGAGGCGTTGATCGCCGAGGCTACCGGGGTGCTCAATGGGGCATCGGCATTGCCGGCCGGCGTCGCGGAGGCCAGTCAGATCACCTTTCTCGGACAGGGTTGGGCCTACGGTCTGGCGCTGGAAGCGGGACTGAAGTTACGGGAAGCGGCCCAGCTCTGGACCGAGTCGTACCTGCAGATGGAGTACCGGCACGGCCCGATCGCCATCGCCGAGCCCGGGCGTGTGGTATGGATTCTCGGCCGTCCGGTCGAGGGAATCTGCGCCGATGTCCGGGTGACCGGCGCGCTTCTGGTGGACGATGACCTCGACCCGCTGGTCGATCTCATCCGGGCTCAACTGCTGGCCCTGCAGCTGGCCAGCCGCTCCGGCCTCGATCCGGACCGGCCCCGGCAGCTCACCCGGTCGGTCATGCTGGTCGAAGCTGATCGGACGGCATGA
- the melA gene encoding alpha-galactosidase has product MTTVCFVGAGSAEFTRQLLRDLLSYEDLTDASELTLVMHDIDPRRLRLAEGLARIAVERHGRPATVRVEADRRRALAGADFVINAVNIGGHAATVIDFEIPARYGLRQTIADTLGTGGVFRGLRTFGFLDELANDMRSVCPEAWLLNYTNPMAMNIQYLSLNHPDIRVLGLCHSVYWTVHDLCELVDVPLEQVQFHSAGVNHQAWILRWEHEGRSLYPLLDERIASDPQLRRRVRVDMYRRLGYYPTETSEHSSEYVPWYLHDPAEIERLRIPVGDYLQISQSNVDDIERLIPQVEAGHYSEPEEEAAEYAPQVIHSLVTGARRIIQVNVANAGLIPNLPAGSAVEVPCLLDGTGVHPQTVEALPPQCAALNQHFTSVVDLTVRAASEARPEFVRQALMCDPNTAATMSVDSIWRMADEMVTAHSALLPESLRARLLD; this is encoded by the coding sequence GTGACCACTGTCTGTTTCGTCGGGGCCGGCTCGGCCGAGTTCACCCGGCAACTGCTGCGTGACCTGCTCAGCTATGAAGATCTCACCGACGCCTCCGAGCTGACCCTCGTGATGCACGACATCGATCCCCGGCGCCTGCGCCTGGCAGAAGGGTTGGCCCGCATCGCCGTCGAGCGACACGGTCGCCCGGCCACCGTTCGGGTCGAGGCGGACCGGCGCCGCGCCCTGGCCGGAGCCGACTTCGTCATCAACGCGGTGAACATCGGCGGCCACGCCGCCACTGTCATCGACTTCGAGATTCCGGCACGGTATGGCCTGCGGCAGACGATCGCCGACACGCTCGGCACCGGCGGAGTCTTCCGCGGGCTGCGCACCTTCGGCTTCCTGGACGAGCTGGCCAACGATATGCGGAGCGTCTGCCCCGAGGCCTGGCTGCTGAACTACACCAACCCGATGGCGATGAACATCCAGTATCTGTCGCTGAACCACCCCGATATCCGGGTGCTCGGCCTCTGCCATTCGGTGTACTGGACGGTGCACGACCTCTGCGAGCTGGTCGACGTACCACTTGAACAGGTGCAGTTCCACAGCGCCGGGGTGAACCATCAGGCCTGGATCCTGCGCTGGGAACACGAGGGCAGGAGCCTCTATCCGCTGCTCGACGAGCGCATCGCGTCTGACCCACAACTGCGGCGCCGGGTGCGGGTCGACATGTATCGGCGGCTCGGCTACTACCCCACCGAGACCAGCGAGCACTCCAGCGAGTATGTCCCCTGGTACCTGCACGACCCAGCCGAGATCGAACGCTTACGCATCCCGGTCGGTGACTACCTGCAGATCAGCCAGAGCAATGTCGACGACATCGAGCGGCTGATCCCCCAGGTCGAGGCCGGACACTACAGCGAGCCCGAGGAGGAGGCCGCGGAGTACGCGCCGCAGGTCATCCACAGCCTGGTCACCGGCGCGCGTCGAATCATTCAGGTGAACGTCGCCAATGCCGGGCTGATCCCGAATCTCCCGGCCGGATCGGCCGTCGAAGTGCCTTGCCTCCTCGACGGCACGGGGGTACACCCGCAGACGGTCGAGGCCTTGCCGCCGCAGTGCGCGGCGCTGAACCAGCACTTCACCTCCGTCGTCGACCTCACCGTGCGGGCCGCCAGCGAGGCGCGTCCGGAGTTCGTCCGGCAGGCCCTGATGTGCGATCCGAACACCGCGGCGACAATGTCGGTCGACAGCATCTGGCGGATGGCCGACGAGATGGTTACCGCCCACTCGGCGCTGCTGCCCGAGTCACTGCGTGCCCGGCTACTCGACTAG
- a CDS encoding ABC transporter substrate-binding protein, which translates to MSLDAIQEFIMTRARRSNLRSVVAGATVTLVAVGALVACSSSGGGGASSGGTTITLTHGYTDAEATELTALAKQWNTANPDAKVVLAFNGGNDSALQKTVAGFAAGNYPDIAYEYGSSSAQLATQPKLVDLTEKVKASGFNWDDFYPSEQQAASVNGKVVGIPALVDNLSLVYNKKLFTAAGLAPPTNDWTWQDFRTAAAKLTNAGQHQYGWSYVNDGSEDTVWRYLAMLWQAGGDLLTSDNSKPAFDSPAGLAALQQLHDMAVTDKSVYLDTGNQNYLNLFNGGKIAMLWTGPWDLSSINSDVQYGVAYLPSDNGDHETISGPDLYMLFDRSAARTDTAVKFITWLTSPTIHLQFATATGDLPVRKSETTLPGYKTFLTKYPAEQVFVDNLDNVKHVRPNIPQYAQVSTAVGQMVQSVLLGQATPEAAIKSGASAVTAALAGS; encoded by the coding sequence ATGTCCCTCGATGCCATCCAGGAGTTCATCATGACCCGAGCCCGCCGGAGCAATCTCCGAAGTGTTGTGGCGGGCGCGACCGTCACGCTCGTAGCCGTCGGCGCTCTGGTCGCCTGCAGTAGCAGCGGAGGCGGCGGGGCCTCGTCGGGCGGAACCACCATCACCCTGACCCATGGCTACACCGACGCCGAGGCCACCGAGCTGACCGCATTGGCCAAACAGTGGAACACCGCGAACCCGGACGCCAAGGTCGTTCTGGCCTTCAACGGCGGCAACGACAGTGCCCTGCAGAAGACGGTGGCCGGATTCGCTGCCGGCAACTACCCGGACATCGCCTACGAATACGGCTCGTCGAGCGCGCAGCTGGCCACCCAGCCGAAACTGGTCGACCTGACCGAGAAGGTGAAGGCGAGCGGCTTCAACTGGGACGACTTCTACCCCTCCGAACAGCAGGCGGCCAGCGTCAACGGCAAGGTAGTCGGCATTCCGGCCTTGGTCGACAATCTGAGCCTGGTCTACAACAAGAAACTCTTCACAGCGGCCGGATTGGCACCGCCGACCAACGACTGGACCTGGCAGGACTTCCGCACCGCCGCGGCGAAACTCACCAACGCCGGGCAGCACCAATACGGCTGGAGCTACGTAAACGACGGCAGTGAGGACACGGTCTGGCGCTACCTGGCCATGCTCTGGCAGGCCGGCGGTGACCTGCTCACCTCCGACAACAGCAAGCCCGCCTTCGACTCCCCCGCGGGCCTGGCCGCCCTGCAGCAACTGCACGACATGGCGGTCACCGACAAGTCCGTCTACCTAGACACCGGGAACCAGAACTACCTGAACCTCTTCAACGGCGGCAAGATCGCGATGCTCTGGACCGGGCCTTGGGACCTCTCCAGCATCAACAGCGACGTGCAGTACGGCGTCGCCTACCTCCCGTCCGACAACGGCGATCACGAGACGATCTCCGGCCCCGACCTCTATATGCTCTTCGACCGCTCGGCGGCCCGCACCGACACCGCGGTCAAGTTCATCACCTGGCTGACCTCGCCGACCATCCATCTACAGTTCGCCACCGCGACCGGCGACCTGCCGGTGCGCAAGTCGGAGACGACGCTGCCCGGCTACAAGACGTTCCTGACCAAGTACCCGGCCGAGCAGGTCTTCGTCGACAACCTGGACAACGTCAAGCACGTCCGTCCGAACATCCCGCAGTACGCGCAGGTCTCCACCGCGGTGGGACAGATGGTGCAGTCGGTCCTCCTCGGTCAGGCCACCCCGGAGGCCGCGATCAAGTCGGGGGCCAGCGCGGTGACGGCGGCCCTGGCCGGATCGTGA
- a CDS encoding carbohydrate ABC transporter permease, with protein MAAKARTRRPATILPRNQQESGKRVRRSRLRGGRRTGRRGDALIGWTMIAPSVLLIGIFGLIPVIWSFALSFQKNDLQTPGQWIGFKNYRKLVHDPVFVDSIRHTIVYTLLFVPITLVLSLLVAAALNRRIRGMTVYRLAVFIPVVTSTIATGVIFTWLMDPNFGLINVVLHKLHLPTFGFFADPNQALYSIVIMTVWGWVGFGALIFLAGLQSIPQDLVEAAQIDGCSKRGAFWRIQVPLMRPVSGFLLVWLTINALQLFDEVYATTKGGPLQSTMVVVYYLYTQAFQYFHAGYAAAIAVLLFLAIIVISVIQLRITRDPLTAGEQ; from the coding sequence GTGGCTGCCAAGGCACGGACCCGGCGCCCGGCCACGATCCTGCCGCGGAATCAGCAAGAATCGGGCAAGCGGGTGCGCCGGAGCCGTCTGCGGGGCGGCCGACGGACAGGGCGCCGGGGCGACGCGCTGATCGGCTGGACGATGATCGCCCCGAGCGTGCTGCTCATCGGGATCTTCGGGCTGATCCCGGTGATCTGGTCGTTCGCCCTCTCATTTCAGAAGAACGACCTACAGACGCCCGGTCAGTGGATCGGCTTCAAGAATTACCGAAAACTGGTGCATGATCCAGTCTTCGTTGACTCGATCCGGCACACGATCGTCTACACGCTGCTCTTCGTGCCGATCACCCTGGTGCTGTCGCTGCTGGTCGCCGCGGCGCTGAACCGCCGGATCCGTGGCATGACGGTCTACCGGCTCGCCGTCTTCATCCCGGTGGTCACCTCCACCATCGCCACCGGCGTAATCTTCACCTGGCTGATGGATCCGAACTTCGGCCTTATAAACGTGGTGCTTCACAAGCTTCATCTGCCGACGTTCGGCTTCTTCGCCGACCCCAACCAGGCGCTCTACTCGATCGTGATCATGACCGTCTGGGGCTGGGTCGGTTTCGGGGCGCTTATCTTCCTGGCCGGTCTGCAGAGCATTCCGCAGGACCTGGTGGAGGCGGCGCAGATCGACGGTTGCTCGAAGCGCGGCGCCTTCTGGCGGATTCAGGTTCCACTGATGCGCCCGGTCAGCGGGTTCCTGCTGGTCTGGCTGACGATCAATGCGCTGCAACTCTTCGACGAGGTCTACGCCACCACCAAGGGCGGACCGCTGCAGTCGACGATGGTCGTCGTGTATTACCTGTACACCCAGGCCTTCCAGTATTTCCATGCCGGCTATGCGGCGGCGATCGCCGTGCTGCTCTTCCTGGCGATCATCGTCATCTCCGTCATTCAGTTGCGAATCACTCGTGATCCGCTGACTGCGGGCGAGCAATGA
- a CDS encoding carbohydrate kinase family protein: MSRSNAQFWTEAAQIGHDVNMDTASGHASRVLVVGDINPDLILRGDVVPRFGQSEQLLDEASLVIGGSAAITAHGLARLERPVSLVGAVGVDLYGEEICRRLVGAGVDISPVLRRTGQPTGLTVVLSGPDDRAILTLPGTIASLTATEMLAAAAALASDALASDALASDALGHVHISSLYLQPTLVASLPDALAELRGRGLTISLDTNDDPARQWEIDALLPHLDLLLPNRSEVMALGREPDPRLAAAGLARRGPLVVVKNGSDGAFAVAPDGETVGVPAVPVAAIDTTGAGDSFNAAFLDSWLDGLDLSSCLERAGYAGGRSVAAVGGTAGQPNRQELISEKGLNDR; the protein is encoded by the coding sequence GTGAGCAGAAGCAATGCGCAGTTCTGGACAGAAGCTGCGCAGATCGGTCATGATGTGAACATGGATACCGCCTCCGGCCACGCCTCGCGCGTGCTCGTCGTCGGCGACATCAATCCGGACCTCATTCTTCGCGGCGATGTCGTGCCGCGCTTCGGCCAGAGCGAGCAACTTCTGGACGAGGCAAGCCTGGTCATCGGTGGTTCGGCCGCGATCACTGCGCACGGGCTGGCCCGTCTCGAGCGTCCCGTCTCGCTGGTCGGTGCCGTGGGCGTTGACCTCTACGGCGAGGAGATCTGCCGGCGATTGGTGGGCGCCGGCGTCGACATCTCGCCGGTCCTGCGCCGGACCGGCCAGCCGACGGGGCTGACCGTGGTCCTCTCCGGGCCAGACGATCGGGCCATCCTGACTCTGCCCGGCACGATCGCCAGCCTCACCGCGACCGAGATGCTCGCCGCGGCCGCCGCGCTGGCTTCCGATGCGTTGGCTTCCGATGCGCTGGCGTCCGATGCGCTGGGTCATGTGCACATCTCCTCGCTCTACTTGCAGCCGACGCTCGTCGCGTCACTGCCCGACGCGCTGGCCGAACTGCGCGGCCGGGGCCTCACCATCTCCCTCGACACCAACGACGATCCCGCCCGGCAGTGGGAGATCGATGCGTTGCTGCCGCACCTGGACCTGCTGCTGCCCAACCGCAGCGAGGTAATGGCGCTGGGCCGCGAACCCGACCCCCGGTTGGCCGCCGCCGGCCTGGCCCGTCGTGGCCCGCTGGTGGTCGTGAAGAACGGTAGCGACGGGGCGTTTGCAGTGGCACCGGATGGCGAGACGGTAGGCGTGCCCGCGGTGCCCGTTGCAGCTATTGACACCACCGGGGCCGGTGACAGCTTCAATGCGGCCTTCCTTGACTCCTGGCTCGACGGCCTCGACCTGTCGAGCTGCCTGGAGCGGGCGGGCTACGCCGGGGGGCGATCTGTGGCCGCGGTCGGCGGAACCGCCGGCCAGCCGAATCGTCAGGAACTGATCAGCGAGAAGGGTTTGAACGACCGATGA
- a CDS encoding 1-phosphofructokinase family hexose kinase: protein MILCICLSPALDVTYRVSRLQTGGTNRVTAVTQRPGGKAINVARILQQLGAGVQVVAPIGGGDGARFAADLDDLDIPALLVETSCGTRRTVTVFDESLGDATVFSEAASIDCWDELLRVASAEIVRADAVVVSGALPAGVPETAIATLVGRCHDLARPVLVDTSEPGLRPALAAVPTMVKPNAEELRLLTDDSDAPRAAGRVAAAFGTVVVASLGPVGVIAASPSRTWSVRPGHALSGNPTGAGDALVAGLAIGLADRRAAGGSTDLATSLDGGGTEPPRFVVDAVALSAASVLSPVAGEVDLAAYREQQRSVSIVELAGQR from the coding sequence ATGATCCTCTGCATCTGCTTGAGCCCGGCGCTGGACGTCACCTATCGGGTGTCCCGGCTCCAGACGGGTGGCACCAACCGGGTTACCGCGGTGACGCAGCGGCCCGGCGGTAAGGCGATCAACGTGGCACGAATCCTGCAGCAGCTGGGTGCCGGCGTGCAGGTGGTGGCGCCGATCGGGGGTGGGGACGGGGCCCGGTTCGCCGCCGATCTGGACGACCTCGACATCCCGGCCCTACTGGTCGAAACGAGCTGCGGCACCCGCCGCACGGTCACCGTCTTCGACGAATCACTAGGAGATGCAACGGTATTCTCCGAGGCGGCGTCGATCGACTGCTGGGATGAACTGCTTCGGGTGGCGTCGGCCGAGATCGTGCGGGCCGACGCGGTGGTGGTCAGCGGCGCCCTGCCGGCCGGTGTGCCGGAGACCGCCATCGCCACGCTGGTCGGGCGCTGTCACGACCTCGCTCGCCCGGTGCTGGTGGACACGAGCGAACCCGGTCTTCGCCCGGCGCTGGCCGCCGTCCCGACGATGGTGAAGCCGAATGCCGAGGAACTCCGGCTGCTGACAGACGATTCCGATGCCCCGCGAGCCGCCGGTCGCGTCGCCGCCGCCTTCGGTACGGTCGTCGTCGCCTCACTCGGTCCGGTTGGGGTGATCGCGGCGTCACCGTCGCGGACCTGGTCCGTGCGTCCCGGCCATGCGCTGAGCGGCAACCCGACCGGCGCCGGTGACGCGCTGGTCGCGGGGTTGGCCATCGGGCTGGCCGATCGTCGAGCGGCCGGCGGGTCGACGGATCTGGCGACCAGCCTGGATGGAGGCGGCACGGAACCACCTAGATTCGTGGTCGATGCTGTCGCCCTCTCGGCCGCGTCGGTGCTCTCGCCCGTCGCCGGCGAGGTCGATCTCGCGGCCTACCGGGAGCAGCAACGATCGGTCTCGATCGTCGAGCTGGCGGGGCAGCGATGA
- a CDS encoding DeoR/GlpR family DNA-binding transcription regulator: MRQEDRLGLILHELNEHGSVGVVGLSTQLNVSAASVRRDLHLLEQQKLLTRTHGGAVASGVLYELPMRYRGGQHYAEKRAIAEAAVALIPADVTSVGLNGGSTTTEVGRALASRTGLRVVTNALNIASELAVRANIELVVCGGSARTESYELVGPLAEMTLANINLDIAIIGVDGVSAGAGFTTHHEVEAHTNRALVNAAERVIVVADSSKIGKRSFARIADIATASDIVTDSGASAKDLEELRRSGPQVHVVEVS, from the coding sequence ATGCGCCAAGAAGACAGACTCGGGTTGATCCTGCATGAGCTGAACGAGCACGGATCCGTCGGTGTCGTCGGCTTGTCGACCCAGCTGAACGTCTCGGCCGCCTCGGTGCGCCGTGATCTGCACCTGCTGGAACAGCAGAAATTGCTCACTCGCACGCATGGCGGGGCGGTCGCCTCCGGGGTGCTCTACGAGCTGCCGATGCGCTATCGCGGCGGTCAGCACTACGCCGAGAAGCGTGCCATCGCCGAAGCCGCGGTCGCGCTGATCCCGGCCGACGTCACCTCGGTCGGACTCAACGGCGGCTCGACGACGACCGAGGTCGGCCGCGCCCTGGCCTCAAGGACCGGTCTGCGAGTAGTCACCAACGCCCTCAATATCGCCTCCGAACTCGCGGTGCGGGCCAACATCGAGCTGGTGGTCTGTGGCGGGAGCGCCCGGACGGAGTCCTATGAGCTGGTCGGGCCGCTGGCTGAGATGACGCTGGCCAACATCAACCTCGACATCGCCATCATCGGGGTGGACGGCGTGAGCGCCGGCGCCGGCTTCACCACCCATCACGAGGTCGAGGCGCACACCAACCGCGCATTGGTCAACGCCGCCGAGCGGGTGATCGTGGTAGCCGACTCGAGCAAGATCGGAAAGCGCAGCTTCGCCCGGATCGCCGATATCGCCACCGCGTCGGACATCGTCACCGACTCCGGCGCGTCGGCCAAAGACCTCGAGGAACTAAGGCGGTCCGGCCCCCAGGTGCACGTCGTCGAGGTGAGCTGA
- a CDS encoding carbohydrate ABC transporter permease has translation MTATAEGVQVRRRWLRRPSGWHLVLIPLAVLMAMPLIWMLITSLSSLADTHRYPPSLPSTLHWENYRTAWTDSPFARWMWNSTIVSMTCVVSNLVLCSLAGYAFARLRFPGQRIVFLAILTTLMVPFQVVMIPTLIIIKHLGLVDTLPALIVPNLVTPFGIYLLRQFFLSLPVELEEAALIDGAGRVRILFSILLPLMGPPLSTVAVLTFLSVWNDFLWPLVATLSPDKMTVQLGLATFQSAHFTNWPVLMAGTVMSQLPVLILFVVGQRFFVSSIATTGIK, from the coding sequence ATGACGGCTACTGCAGAAGGGGTGCAGGTCCGCCGCCGATGGTTGCGCCGCCCGTCCGGGTGGCATCTCGTACTTATCCCGCTGGCCGTGCTGATGGCCATGCCACTGATCTGGATGCTGATCACCAGCCTCTCGTCGCTGGCCGACACCCATCGCTACCCGCCGAGCTTGCCGTCGACGCTGCATTGGGAGAACTACCGCACGGCCTGGACCGATTCGCCCTTCGCCCGCTGGATGTGGAACAGCACGATCGTGTCGATGACCTGCGTCGTGAGCAACCTGGTGCTCTGCAGCCTGGCCGGATACGCCTTTGCCCGGCTGCGGTTTCCCGGTCAGCGGATCGTCTTCCTCGCCATCCTCACCACGCTCATGGTGCCGTTTCAAGTGGTGATGATCCCGACACTGATCATCATCAAGCACCTCGGGCTGGTCGACACGCTACCGGCCCTGATCGTCCCCAACCTCGTTACCCCGTTCGGCATCTACCTGCTCAGGCAGTTCTTCCTGTCGCTACCAGTCGAGCTTGAGGAGGCCGCCCTCATCGACGGCGCCGGGCGGGTGCGGATCCTCTTCAGCATCCTGCTGCCGCTGATGGGGCCGCCATTGAGCACAGTCGCGGTGCTCACTTTCCTGTCGGTCTGGAACGATTTCCTGTGGCCCCTGGTCGCCACCCTGTCGCCGGACAAGATGACCGTTCAACTCGGGCTGGCCACGTTCCAGAGCGCGCACTTCACCAACTGGCCGGTACTCATGGCCGGAACGGTGATGAGCCAACTACCGGTGCTCATTCTCTTCGTCGTCGGACAGCGATTCTTCGTCAGCTCGATCGCCACCACCGGCATCAAGTAG